The proteins below come from a single Treponema phagedenis genomic window:
- a CDS encoding HNH endonuclease, with product MEADHITPWSSGGKTISENCQMLCKHCNRVKSGK from the coding sequence ATGGAAGCTGACCACATTACGCCATGGAGCAGTGGTGGTAAAACCATTTCAGAAAATTGCCAAATGCTTTGCAAACATTGCAACAGAGTAAAAAGCGGAAAGTAG
- a CDS encoding phage portal protein — protein MRKQNKKNKRKDKIKKAVNTGLASNEVQVVEKAVAPNQIKTEEIDVDKMVRKQVARRTAFSQQSALFGTVDKQKGLQSLFYDPLQMNTNAWGRVRTLSPYYGRQISYRILRRVSEKAWVLNLCISNLIRKVRPFLKVSTDENTRGFRIIAKSAKDKKEGMNERERKTAEVLADFMLKTGDIQDNNREDDLDAYASKIIRDICQLDQISTELQRTRSGELGAFWAVDPATIEMSLPQSEEETGIKYVQVINNIPYAFYSRSDFIFTCMNPRTDVERSGYGYSIVEQAIDLITSSINTFMFNAGFFVENKLPRGMLLLNGDADLDEVEEIEDYIVNLMSGAPSSQWRVPIIPSGKSAGGESNRRFEWINLQGSNKDMEFQSWFDLQLSGIVGLFGFSMEDLGLHSQKSAPLIGADVSPKLEASKSLVLGDMLSFLQKHLNKILQEKNPDYEFEFVGYEKSDSRLVLEIDRSEVETFKTIDEKRIEKGLEPFNESWSTVPLNPQVVQILQSEKQQDAGGMFGGMGGIIDDEEHNEGDDEQNEGDNDGQQANSEIEQAEQDAPHGGDKNNNENKQWNNLSKSFGIKREAIRIAI, from the coding sequence ATGAGAAAACAGAATAAAAAGAACAAACGGAAAGACAAGATTAAAAAAGCAGTAAACACCGGGCTTGCTTCAAATGAAGTGCAGGTTGTAGAAAAGGCTGTTGCGCCAAATCAAATAAAAACTGAAGAAATCGACGTTGATAAAATGGTGCGAAAACAAGTTGCTCGCCGTACGGCATTTTCACAGCAGAGTGCCCTCTTTGGCACAGTAGACAAACAAAAAGGCTTGCAGTCGCTTTTTTACGACCCGTTACAAATGAATACGAACGCATGGGGAAGAGTGCGGACTCTATCCCCGTATTACGGCAGGCAAATATCCTACCGCATTTTGCGCCGAGTATCAGAGAAGGCATGGGTTCTTAATCTTTGTATTAGTAACCTCATTAGAAAAGTGCGCCCCTTCTTAAAAGTGTCTACCGATGAAAACACGCGCGGGTTTAGAATTATTGCAAAAAGCGCGAAAGACAAAAAAGAAGGTATGAATGAAAGAGAGCGGAAAACCGCCGAAGTGCTTGCCGATTTTATGCTTAAGACAGGAGATATTCAAGACAATAACCGCGAAGATGATTTGGATGCGTACGCCTCCAAAATAATCCGGGACATCTGCCAGCTTGACCAAATATCAACCGAATTACAGCGGACACGCTCGGGAGAACTCGGAGCCTTTTGGGCAGTAGACCCCGCAACGATTGAAATGTCATTACCGCAAAGCGAAGAAGAAACCGGCATAAAATACGTGCAGGTTATTAACAATATTCCGTATGCGTTTTACAGCCGAAGCGATTTTATATTCACTTGCATGAACCCGAGAACCGATGTTGAGCGTTCCGGATACGGATATTCAATTGTGGAACAAGCAATCGATTTAATCACCTCCTCGATAAATACTTTCATGTTTAACGCAGGTTTCTTTGTCGAAAACAAATTGCCGAGAGGAATGCTCTTGCTTAACGGCGATGCCGATCTCGATGAGGTTGAAGAGATTGAAGACTACATTGTCAATCTTATGTCGGGCGCACCGTCCAGCCAGTGGCGGGTGCCGATTATCCCGAGCGGTAAAAGCGCAGGCGGCGAAAGCAATCGACGCTTTGAGTGGATAAACTTACAAGGCAGCAATAAGGATATGGAGTTTCAATCATGGTTTGACTTGCAGCTTTCCGGCATTGTCGGGCTTTTCGGCTTCAGTATGGAAGACCTAGGGCTTCACTCCCAAAAGTCAGCACCGCTTATCGGAGCCGATGTAAGCCCTAAACTCGAGGCAAGTAAAAGTCTTGTGCTTGGAGACATGCTCAGCTTCTTACAAAAGCACCTTAATAAAATCTTGCAGGAAAAGAACCCCGATTATGAATTTGAGTTTGTCGGTTACGAAAAAAGCGATTCCCGCCTTGTCTTAGAAATTGATAGAAGCGAGGTAGAAACGTTTAAAACAATCGATGAAAAGCGCATTGAAAAAGGCTTAGAACCATTTAATGAGTCATGGTCTACCGTACCGCTTAATCCGCAAGTTGTACAGATTCTTCAATCAGAAAAGCAGCAAGATGCAGGCGGTATGTTCGGCGGCATGGGCGGTATAATCGATGATGAAGAACATAACGAAGGTGATGATGAACAAAATGAAGGCGATAACGATGGGCAGCAAGCCAATTCGGAAATCGAACAAGCGGAACAGGATGCGCCGCATGGAGGAGATAAAAACAACAATGAAAATAAACAATGGAATAATCTATCAAAATCTTTCGGCATTAAAAGAGAAGCAATACGCATAGCAATATAA
- a CDS encoding antA/AntB antirepressor family protein, which produces MNEITKNKTTTTSVPPNLTFQSKVENAGTEFEQNEILKIDTVENRQYVNARELHMQLQVGKIFAAWIKERIEKYSLIEGKDYKTCFPNQESEIHGGQNKKDYLLTVQAAKELAMVENNEQGRKIRQYLIKVEEAWNTPEMIMARALQVSQNTINSLNERLTIAEKTIEAQKPRVELADALTSSKGAISMAEAVKVLHLPFGRNTAFKMLRNAKVLNADNIPYQEYINRGYFRVRESSWRNAKGETKISLVTEVFQKGMDYLRSFFIKKEVLSA; this is translated from the coding sequence ATGAACGAGATAACAAAAAATAAAACGACGACGACATCTGTACCGCCTAACCTTACATTTCAAAGTAAGGTTGAAAACGCCGGAACAGAGTTTGAGCAAAATGAAATATTGAAAATTGATACCGTAGAAAACCGGCAATATGTAAATGCGCGGGAGCTGCATATGCAATTACAAGTTGGGAAAATTTTTGCGGCATGGATAAAAGAGCGTATTGAGAAATACAGCTTGATTGAGGGAAAAGACTATAAAACTTGCTTTCCAAATCAGGAAAGCGAGATTCACGGCGGGCAAAACAAAAAAGATTATTTACTAACCGTCCAAGCCGCCAAAGAATTGGCGATGGTAGAAAACAATGAGCAGGGGCGGAAAATAAGGCAATATCTTATTAAGGTTGAGGAAGCGTGGAACACTCCCGAGATGATAATGGCAAGAGCCTTGCAGGTTTCCCAAAACACAATCAATTCATTAAATGAAAGATTAACCATAGCGGAAAAAACAATCGAAGCGCAAAAACCAAGAGTAGAGCTTGCCGATGCCCTCACCTCAAGCAAAGGGGCTATCAGTATGGCGGAAGCGGTAAAGGTCTTACACCTACCGTTCGGGCGCAATACCGCTTTTAAAATGCTGCGGAATGCAAAAGTCCTCAATGCAGATAATATCCCATACCAAGAATATATCAATCGGGGCTATTTTAGAGTGCGGGAAAGTAGCTGGAGGAATGCAAAGGGCGAAACAAAAATATCACTTGTAACAGAAGTTTTCCAAAAGGGCATGGATTATTTACGCTCATTTTTTATTAAGAAAGAGGTACTATCGGCATGA
- a CDS encoding DNA adenine methylase — translation MRPPLSYYGGKQQLAKKIVSLIPEHKIYCEPFCGGAAVLFAKEPSQAEVINDTNAEIINFYHVVQEDFPALQKEIMKTLHSREMHRHAKIIYENPDMFDTVKRAWAVWVQANMSFGNCLNSGFAYAKKNESITKTIVNKIDEFTDKISNRIRMLQIENCDALKVIASRDTADTFHYIDPPYVGTDQGHYDGYTQQDFDNLLGMLQNIQGKFLLSSFRNKKLSEYTKNNKWYQIEFKMVNTMTQNGNKKNQKIEVLTANYPISLDKGQEAKKEDSSIGQSELIFEKELSEERA, via the coding sequence ATGAGACCACCATTAAGCTATTACGGCGGCAAACAGCAGCTTGCAAAAAAGATTGTATCACTTATTCCTGAACATAAAATCTACTGCGAACCCTTCTGCGGAGGTGCTGCTGTTCTGTTCGCGAAAGAACCCTCACAAGCTGAAGTCATCAACGATACAAATGCGGAAATCATCAACTTTTACCACGTTGTACAAGAAGACTTCCCTGCACTCCAAAAAGAAATTATGAAAACGCTGCATAGCCGTGAAATGCACCGACATGCCAAAATAATTTACGAAAACCCTGACATGTTTGATACGGTAAAAAGAGCATGGGCTGTATGGGTGCAAGCTAATATGTCATTTGGAAATTGTCTTAATAGTGGTTTCGCATATGCAAAAAAGAATGAGAGTATAACAAAGACGATTGTAAATAAAATAGATGAGTTTACGGATAAAATATCAAATAGAATTAGAATGCTGCAAATTGAAAATTGCGATGCCTTAAAGGTTATTGCTTCCCGCGATACAGCCGATACATTCCACTATATTGACCCGCCCTATGTAGGTACAGATCAAGGACATTATGACGGTTATACGCAACAAGATTTTGATAACCTTTTAGGAATGCTGCAAAATATACAGGGGAAATTCTTGCTTAGTTCTTTTAGAAATAAGAAGCTATCCGAATACACAAAAAATAATAAATGGTATCAAATCGAATTTAAAATGGTAAACACAATGACACAAAACGGAAACAAAAAAAATCAAAAAATAGAGGTTTTAACCGCAAACTATCCTATTAGCCTTGATAAGGGGCAAGAGGCAAAAAAAGAAGATAGCAGCATAGGGCAATCAGAATTAATCTTCGAAAAAGAATTAAGCGAGGAGCGTGCATGA
- a CDS encoding DUF4406 domain-containing protein: MKLYISGGITNVPDYKTQFKAAERKLTESGYTVINPADFEFTEGATYDEKMRFDLMQLLGCDGVALLGGWEKSKGANIEASTALKVGIPVYDVDYWLVNGKKERDEVGA; this comes from the coding sequence ATGAAACTCTATATTTCGGGCGGAATAACGAATGTTCCGGATTATAAAACACAGTTTAAAGCAGCAGAAAGGAAGCTAACGGAAAGCGGCTATACGGTTATCAATCCCGCCGATTTTGAATTTACCGAAGGGGCAACTTACGATGAAAAGATGCGCTTTGATTTAATGCAATTGTTAGGATGTGATGGAGTAGCTCTTTTAGGCGGCTGGGAAAAATCAAAGGGAGCGAACATTGAGGCTTCGACCGCATTGAAAGTCGGCATCCCTGTTTACGATGTTGATTATTGGTTGGTAAATGGTAAAAAAGAACGAGACGAGGTAGGTGCATGA
- a CDS encoding HNH endonuclease has protein sequence MKDSMRKTRLYVFNRDGFKCTVCGKKIDWTTGQMAHRIPKTKLNIKKYGIGIIDHAFNLRTTCSLKCNSAVLIDNNPAEKEQLIEAIRRQGKR, from the coding sequence ATGAAAGACTCTATGAGAAAAACACGCCTATACGTATTTAATCGAGACGGTTTTAAATGTACCGTTTGCGGTAAAAAAATAGATTGGACAACAGGACAGATGGCGCACAGAATACCAAAAACAAAACTAAACATAAAAAAGTACGGGATAGGCATTATAGACCATGCTTTTAATTTGCGAACAACATGCTCATTAAAATGTAATTCAGCCGTTTTAATTGACAACAATCCGGCAGAAAAAGAACAGCTCATTGAGGCGATACGGAGGCAGGGGAAGAGGTGA
- a CDS encoding DUF1064 domain-containing protein yields MSYSHWHKYKTAPKEQRTADGIVFASKAEMLRYKELRLLEKSGVIKNLELQPKFLIIPATEKGGRATHYVADFRYTTKGGVEIVEDVKGVKTEVYKLKKKLLLWQYPEINFYENKV; encoded by the coding sequence GTGAGCTATAGTCATTGGCATAAATATAAAACAGCCCCTAAAGAGCAGCGCACGGCAGACGGCATAGTTTTTGCAAGCAAGGCGGAAATGTTACGATACAAGGAGTTAAGACTTTTAGAAAAATCAGGCGTGATAAAAAACCTTGAATTACAACCTAAATTCTTAATTATCCCTGCAACGGAAAAAGGCGGAAGGGCAACCCATTATGTCGCCGATTTTCGCTACACGACAAAAGGCGGGGTAGAAATAGTCGAGGATGTGAAGGGTGTTAAGACGGAAGTGTATAAGCTAAAGAAAAAGCTTTTATTATGGCAATATCCGGAAATCAATTTTTACGAGAACAAAGTATAA
- a CDS encoding CHAP domain-containing protein has product MSLDEFVKKYLGKKVDYDGHYGAQCVDLFRQYCKDVLKIPHTGVVIGASELYTKYEKLPLEMKYFERISRTKGKPQAGDVAVFMPTKGNKYGHVAIVISADNKSMRVFEQDGFAQTGTYIVIRSYTYILGFLRKKEGIG; this is encoded by the coding sequence ATGAGCTTAGATGAGTTTGTAAAAAAATATCTCGGGAAAAAAGTAGACTATGACGGGCATTACGGCGCACAGTGCGTTGACCTTTTCCGGCAGTACTGTAAGGACGTGCTGAAAATCCCGCACACAGGCGTAGTAATCGGCGCAAGCGAGTTATATACAAAATATGAAAAGCTGCCGCTAGAGATGAAGTATTTCGAGCGAATATCGCGTACAAAAGGAAAGCCGCAAGCAGGGGACGTTGCAGTTTTTATGCCGACAAAAGGGAATAAATACGGGCACGTGGCAATTGTTATTTCGGCAGACAATAAAAGTATGCGCGTATTTGAACAGGATGGCTTTGCACAAACGGGGACGTATATTGTTATCCGATCGTATACCTATATTTTAGGTTTTTTGCGAAAAAAGGAAGGGATTGGATGA
- a CDS encoding LPD1 domain-containing protein yields the protein MILTIRQDEHFRIMKTLSGFIELDTGSERIERVLEKAVGHKYIRKVPKKSGKGFYYMYAETFKKPFTFLKTMFNIHSKKIDDEFEKESIAKNYGVDKQTYAAHVLEYLTNRLKWDGIFSKKESREKYKTAVKKPVSGTAEAAGKKQPTSSTKQSGGEKTDNKKEATEQTEKKAQPVLKINRSLMYKVWSLYNKQEKTADSKDDDGNKIGGATVKEDLKKLTAVLETGKSSSVRHKDLGEIIVDVGNTGKSGYGLKHIIEQRYSKDGKNEDEITALLQLVIDATKNGTVTRTNERTIEVSKNGIVAILRRENEERNTKWILTGFADWNKDKEATDAIQTVIAQYSYTPEFSSFRKQVGAVTASLQTSIPQSGTNSNRSEAMKGNQNAKKDFAAQEKERAKKNEARKKEGLPQTELFERESALKDATWDPNSEQYRYRDTGYIAGSRKELAQNYIKQMAKAEEQILEHEIDWEGLEENPRMAKELIKKSNVFGKVNFNTLIKNGMARGAAFLIDRVYASVATEAFDNPEGRHNYVIAINGLRGRLEDCKTVQDVIDTINEINDERQGVFLSVRQQQKYLDLKKEYDEVHKKKHDIEMKETALMDKLRREKYGAKISFTELEKTPEIQAFQKANGWDSNVDVGDGKTRSGYFEKERVAARERLQAFEKEANEKAIASNSLYAAWNSLGNKFIATINYSGFGGSATFEKHIQQAKHGNYDNWEWKETGTLKGKRSAKGKGRAIFQLIVASKFSRKGGRNVKAHSTEELKKMFNLRDIQSGNWVLKDPMSAKFHVDHACEAFADLADITGIPDSLISLNGRLALAIGARGESKAEAHYEHVERVINLTKMKGGGNLAHEWFHAFDNLISEAMVGGKIDVFLTNPMNHLSKKQQDLLTEYMRIKNNTSYSQKYKDFLLDTQRDKLKKAGITPPVENSQEEHVLQVRTAFDNLVKAMTEGNTPIKQEVEYSSADYKLAKFNFDKATSGLAEKIRYAGSLEKAIELAHKFWGIPITKNEVKQKNEWIRMICAYYGNAEGGRATIDSGKKGSAFHEDAKALDRGKAKPYWSAPHEMAARAFSAYIDDMLKASGRKNDYLAYATENDDYDSGDDENKQKPYPESEERKKINAAFKQLFDVVKQTGAIRKAIAVEQKNTVKKNIKEKIRYILTVKVPVSKMKKSYEEGEHPRGENGKFTDKGDKSNNAADKPVIHSGEYVLTSSGRKDFGEITEDIAKQIRRQAGKIRLRIGKHITGEKDNFGEKHIERTGRLKDLANVGFTTARDFVEYVCNDFDAIYENGRSLILYKRGDKNSVAYVELTASDDGDFYDVKTIFPARQDFLKKKMPLWEKPINGIQKAEKERAQSNQFNEKPRSANFTGSSASLNIPQSAEKSSMQKAMEKAFIKVFAKKVAENIYKSLTYSGYPLQGRTKIHGMDISIENKKGSVRSGVDKDGHEWAIKMAYDYGYIRGTVGKDKDHVDAYIGNNPESEQVFIVHQNDPTTGTYDEDKVMLGFNSAAEAKAAYLRQYDRPGFFGSMDEMSIEEFKEKAFDKKNKGKMIA from the coding sequence ATGATATTGACAATTAGACAAGATGAGCATTTTCGCATAATGAAAACACTGAGCGGTTTTATAGAACTTGATACTGGAAGCGAGCGGATTGAAAGAGTGTTGGAAAAAGCGGTAGGACATAAATATATCCGAAAGGTGCCGAAAAAAAGCGGTAAGGGATTTTATTATATGTATGCTGAAACGTTTAAAAAGCCTTTTACTTTCTTAAAAACAATGTTTAATATTCACTCAAAAAAAATAGATGATGAGTTTGAAAAAGAAAGCATTGCGAAAAATTACGGTGTGGATAAACAAACATACGCAGCGCATGTTCTTGAGTACCTAACCAATAGGCTTAAATGGGATGGGATTTTCAGTAAAAAAGAATCACGAGAAAAATATAAGACAGCTGTTAAAAAGCCTGTAAGCGGCACAGCCGAGGCTGCAGGTAAAAAGCAACCGACAAGCAGCACCAAGCAAAGCGGCGGTGAAAAAACAGATAATAAAAAAGAAGCAACCGAGCAAACCGAAAAGAAGGCGCAACCGGTACTGAAAATAAACCGCAGCCTTATGTATAAGGTGTGGAGCCTGTATAATAAGCAAGAAAAAACAGCGGACAGCAAAGATGACGACGGAAACAAAATAGGCGGAGCAACAGTAAAAGAAGATTTAAAAAAACTTACCGCAGTGCTTGAGACGGGCAAGTCTTCAAGTGTTCGGCATAAGGACTTAGGGGAAATAATCGTTGATGTGGGAAATACCGGAAAGTCCGGCTATGGGCTAAAACATATTATTGAACAGCGATATAGCAAGGACGGAAAAAATGAAGATGAAATTACGGCGTTGTTGCAATTAGTTATTGATGCAACAAAGAATGGAACAGTAACACGAACCAATGAAAGAACTATTGAAGTGTCAAAAAATGGTATTGTGGCGATTTTGCGAAGAGAAAATGAGGAGCGTAATACAAAATGGATTTTAACAGGTTTTGCCGATTGGAATAAAGATAAAGAGGCAACAGATGCTATACAGACGGTTATCGCCCAATATAGCTACACTCCTGAATTCTCTTCCTTCCGAAAACAGGTGGGAGCTGTTACCGCCTCTCTACAGACCAGTATACCACAATCCGGCACAAATAGCAATCGCTCTGAAGCAATGAAAGGAAATCAAAACGCAAAAAAAGATTTTGCGGCGCAAGAAAAAGAGCGGGCAAAAAAGAATGAAGCACGCAAAAAAGAAGGCTTACCGCAAACAGAGCTTTTCGAACGGGAGAGCGCACTCAAAGACGCAACATGGGACCCGAACAGTGAGCAATACCGTTATCGCGACACCGGCTATATTGCAGGCAGCCGCAAAGAGCTTGCTCAAAACTATATTAAGCAAATGGCAAAAGCCGAAGAGCAAATACTTGAACATGAAATCGACTGGGAAGGGTTAGAGGAAAACCCTCGAATGGCAAAAGAGCTTATAAAAAAATCAAACGTGTTCGGCAAGGTTAATTTTAATACGCTGATAAAAAACGGCATGGCAAGAGGAGCGGCTTTTTTAATCGACAGAGTCTATGCTTCTGTTGCAACAGAAGCTTTCGACAATCCCGAAGGAAGGCATAATTATGTTATCGCAATAAACGGTTTACGTGGGCGGTTGGAAGATTGTAAAACAGTACAAGATGTAATAGATACTATTAATGAAATAAACGATGAAAGACAGGGAGTGTTTTTATCAGTTCGACAACAACAAAAATACTTAGATTTAAAAAAAGAATACGATGAAGTGCATAAAAAAAAGCATGATATTGAAATGAAAGAAACTGCTTTAATGGATAAGTTACGACGGGAGAAATACGGAGCTAAAATAAGTTTTACTGAGCTTGAAAAAACTCCCGAAATACAGGCGTTTCAAAAAGCAAATGGATGGGATTCAAATGTTGATGTAGGGGATGGAAAAACTCGATCCGGATATTTTGAAAAAGAAAGGGTGGCAGCACGGGAAAGGCTTCAAGCTTTTGAAAAAGAAGCAAATGAAAAAGCCATTGCCTCAAATTCACTTTATGCGGCGTGGAACTCGTTAGGAAATAAATTTATCGCCACGATAAACTACAGCGGTTTTGGCGGGTCTGCAACTTTTGAAAAGCACATACAACAAGCAAAACACGGAAATTATGATAATTGGGAATGGAAAGAAACAGGAACACTAAAAGGGAAACGTTCTGCAAAGGGAAAAGGACGGGCAATTTTTCAATTGATTGTTGCTTCAAAATTCAGTAGAAAAGGCGGGCGAAATGTAAAAGCACATTCTACCGAAGAGCTTAAGAAAATGTTTAACTTGCGAGACATTCAGTCCGGGAATTGGGTATTGAAAGACCCGATGAGCGCAAAGTTTCATGTTGATCATGCGTGCGAGGCTTTTGCAGATTTGGCGGATATTACCGGCATTCCAGATAGTCTTATTTCACTAAACGGACGGCTCGCTCTTGCAATTGGAGCGAGAGGAGAGTCAAAGGCTGAGGCACATTATGAACATGTGGAGCGTGTTATCAACCTCACAAAAATGAAAGGAGGCGGAAACCTCGCACATGAATGGTTTCACGCTTTCGACAACCTCATTTCAGAGGCTATGGTAGGTGGAAAAATCGATGTTTTCTTAACAAACCCTATGAATCATTTAAGCAAAAAACAGCAAGACCTACTTACTGAGTATATGAGGATAAAAAACAATACTTCATATTCACAAAAGTATAAGGATTTCCTACTTGACACCCAAAGAGATAAACTGAAAAAAGCAGGAATTACTCCTCCCGTAGAAAACAGTCAAGAAGAACACGTACTGCAAGTGCGGACAGCTTTTGACAATCTTGTAAAAGCTATGACAGAAGGGAATACACCGATTAAACAAGAAGTTGAATATTCAAGTGCAGACTATAAGCTTGCAAAGTTCAATTTTGATAAAGCCACAAGCGGGCTCGCAGAGAAAATACGGTATGCAGGCAGCCTAGAAAAAGCAATTGAGCTTGCACACAAGTTCTGGGGAATACCAATTACAAAGAATGAGGTAAAACAGAAAAACGAATGGATTAGAATGATTTGCGCATACTACGGAAACGCTGAAGGCGGACGGGCAACAATTGATAGCGGCAAAAAGGGTTCTGCTTTTCATGAAGATGCAAAAGCTCTTGACAGGGGGAAAGCAAAACCGTATTGGTCAGCTCCACATGAAATGGCAGCACGGGCGTTTTCTGCATATATTGACGATATGCTAAAAGCAAGCGGAAGAAAAAATGATTATCTTGCATATGCTACCGAAAATGATGATTATGACAGTGGGGATGACGAAAATAAACAAAAGCCCTACCCCGAAAGCGAAGAGCGAAAAAAAATCAATGCCGCCTTTAAGCAGCTTTTTGACGTTGTAAAACAAACGGGCGCAATCCGGAAAGCGATAGCGGTTGAACAAAAGAACACAGTTAAAAAAAACATAAAGGAAAAGATACGATATATTTTAACGGTAAAAGTTCCTGTCAGCAAAATGAAAAAATCATATGAAGAAGGCGAACACCCTCGAGGCGAGAACGGAAAGTTCACGGATAAGGGGGATAAATCTAACAATGCCGCAGATAAACCTGTCATACATTCAGGAGAATATGTTTTAACCAGTTCAGGGCGTAAAGATTTTGGGGAGATAACAGAAGATATTGCGAAGCAGATTAGACGGCAAGCGGGAAAAATCCGTTTACGAATAGGTAAGCATATTACAGGCGAAAAAGATAATTTCGGAGAAAAGCATATAGAGCGAACAGGTCGATTAAAAGATTTAGCCAATGTAGGATTTACAACGGCAAGAGATTTTGTCGAATATGTTTGCAATGATTTTGATGCTATTTATGAAAATGGGCGCTCTTTAATTCTTTACAAAAGAGGGGATAAAAATAGTGTTGCGTATGTGGAGCTGACGGCTTCAGATGATGGTGATTTTTATGATGTAAAAACGATATTTCCTGCAAGACAAGACTTCTTAAAAAAGAAAATGCCGTTATGGGAAAAACCTATAAACGGCATTCAAAAAGCAGAAAAGGAAAGGGCGCAGTCCAATCAGTTTAATGAAAAACCCCGCAGCGCGAATTTTACCGGCAGTTCTGCCTCTCTTAATATACCACAATCTGCGGAAAAATCAAGCATGCAAAAAGCGATGGAAAAAGCCTTTATAAAAGTATTTGCAAAAAAGGTAGCGGAAAATATCTATAAATCGCTTACGTATTCAGGATACCCGTTACAGGGCAGAACAAAAATACACGGCATGGATATTTCAATCGAAAATAAAAAAGGCAGCGTGCGAAGCGGCGTTGATAAAGACGGGCACGAATGGGCTATTAAGATGGCGTATGATTATGGTTACATTCGCGGCACTGTCGGCAAAGATAAAGACCATGTAGACGCTTACATCGGGAACAATCCCGAAAGCGAACAAGTATTTATTGTGCACCAAAACGACCCGACAACCGGTACGTATGATGAAGACAAGGTTATGCTTGGGTTCAATTCCGCAGCGGAAGCAAAAGCCGCCTACTTGCGCCAATACGATAGACCTGGTTTTTTCGGCAGCATGGATGAAATGAGTATTGAGGAGTTTAAGGAAAAAGCATTTGATAAGAAAAACAAGGGAAAGATGATTGCGTAA
- a CDS encoding STAS-like domain-containing protein, translating to MRKLKEAILRVAECGSGYKFQGSRFIHLSPDSGEEFRDEFLIPFLKKNKTACRLCVDFAGTVVFTPGFLEESFGGAIRRGFQKEVQKIQFKNIPPEIKKELLRWIRKTRER from the coding sequence GTGAGAAAATTGAAGGAGGCAATATTAAGAGTAGCGGAATGTGGGAGTGGCTATAAATTTCAAGGCTCAAGATTTATTCACTTAAGCCCCGATTCCGGAGAAGAATTCAGAGATGAATTTTTAATACCGTTTCTTAAAAAAAATAAAACCGCGTGCCGGTTGTGTGTTGACTTTGCCGGCACTGTTGTGTTTACTCCGGGATTTTTGGAAGAAAGTTTTGGCGGAGCAATTCGGCGCGGGTTTCAAAAAGAGGTACAGAAAATTCAATTTAAAAATATTCCGCCTGAAATAAAAAAAGAACTTTTACGGTGGATAAGAAAAACAAGGGAAAGATGA
- a CDS encoding NYN domain-containing protein — protein MHLKERSQFDIISDSDGKQKRIYEWNSLYRIFYYDCPPISKALYHPVLEKSIDFSKTETYTWMKEFIENLIHQRKVALRMGVLADNTAYYGLKNEIAKKLFSGRLQVTDITETDFDLVLRQKGVDMKIGIDIATLAYKKLADQIVLITGDSDFVSAAKLARREGIDFIVDPMGHKILPDLMEHIDGLRSYYRHKQLKGSFGQKEQDVTLFPY, from the coding sequence ATGCACCTTAAAGAGCGTTCTCAATTTGATATTATAAGTGATAGCGATGGAAAACAAAAACGGATATATGAATGGAATAGTTTATATCGAATATTTTATTATGATTGCCCTCCAATCAGTAAAGCATTATATCACCCAGTTTTAGAAAAGAGTATTGATTTTTCAAAGACTGAAACCTATACATGGATGAAGGAATTTATCGAAAACTTAATACATCAACGAAAAGTTGCCTTACGAATGGGCGTATTAGCTGATAATACCGCCTATTATGGCTTAAAAAATGAAATAGCAAAGAAACTTTTCTCCGGTCGTTTGCAAGTTACCGATATAACCGAAACCGATTTTGATTTAGTTTTACGGCAAAAAGGCGTTGATATGAAGATAGGGATAGATATAGCCACACTTGCCTATAAAAAACTGGCTGATCAAATTGTTCTTATAACAGGTGATAGTGATTTTGTCTCTGCTGCAAAACTTGCACGGCGGGAAGGTATCGATTTTATAGTTGATCCAATGGGGCATAAAATTTTACCTGATTTAATGGAACATATTGACGGCTTACGATCATATTATAGGCATAAGCAGCTCAAAGGCTCATTTGGACAGAAAGAACAAGATGTTACATTATTTCCTTATTAA